From Pagrus major chromosome 2, Pma_NU_1.0, one genomic window encodes:
- the LOC141020217 gene encoding NLR family CARD domain-containing protein 3-like, translating into MTPEDIFNTLEDLKVDEFKDFKWYLKQPDILEGYRPIRQSKLESAERRDTVDLMVNTFTLDGALKVTKKILEKIKRNDLVQSLSANSSGPEAETQVGSTTVTAQTGSVINTPHLTGVNTGRDIITNITNNSTAVQPPNRTDETTDVSTKTKGNIQKCQADLKSYLESQTRILFQGTKEDGSSTLLLKIYTELYITEGGSGEVKHEVVELECKRSSSEQKKIDLTDIFKPLSNKENPPQRVLTKGNAGIGKTVAVQKFTHDWATGKANQTTQFIFPFTFRELNLIKDKCWSLKELIGHYFKEVEDLEMSDYNNSNILFIFDGLDESRLPLDFEKNETCRSITHITTLDCLLTNLIQGKLLHKASVWITSRPAAATKIPSKFINRVTEVQGFNDEQKEEYFQKKVDDKGMAQKILNHLQSKLLRSLYIMCHIPLFCWISATVLLSLLTETPKGEFPKTLSEMYTHFLIIQTKWKHEKDYQKDETDKDVIMKLGKLAFEQLQKGNIVFYEDDLKSQIDLTEAAVYSGVCTQLIRKEAGLHKQSMYSFIHLTVQEFLAALYVLETFIDCRNNLLHTKKSWWRLFSEKSNLSSLHKSAVDMALVDDYGQWDLFLRFLLGLSEEKNQELLQREFKFKRIRPGRNRKTISYIHQEIKNLSHDNKVINLFHCLNELGDQSLLEQVQQYQNSGDVDEISPAHWSAMAFLLLGSNEDLDVFDLKKYSRSDEVLERLLPVLKVSKTALLSNCNLTDRCGKHISSVLSLKSPGLEELDLSMNRLQDSGVKLISDGLRSANCKLQRLRLNDTGLTEGCCQEFSSVLSSQSSHLTELDLSNNDLQDSGVKELSVGLKSPHCKLETLRLSGCLITEEGCTSLASALRSNPSHLRELDLSYNHPGDLGVKLLSAGLEDPDWRLDTLRVEHCGEQRLKPGLRKYVCELTVDTNTVNRRLKLSDNNRKVIYVSEEQPYPDHPERFDYYQLLCKNDLTGRCYWEVEWRGNVFISVSYRGISRKGHSVDCLFGWNNQSWSLNCSVNGRYCVCHNKRETDLCSSSSSSSSVSNRVAVYVDCPAGTLSFYRVSPDTLIHLHTFNTTFTQPLYPGFRFRFHDSSLSL; encoded by the exons ATGACTCCAGAGGACATTTTCAACACTCTGGAGGATCTAAAAGTTGACGAATTCAAGGATTTCAAATGGTATCTGAAGCAGCCTGACATCCTGGAAGGCTACCGACCCATCAGACAGTCCAAGCTGGAGAGTGCAGAAAGACGGGACACAGTAGATCTGATGGTGAACACCTTTACACTTGATGGAGCTCTGAAGGTGACCAAGAAGATTTTAGAGAAGATAAAGAGGAATGACCTGGTGCAGAGTCTGTCAGCCAACAGCTCAGGACCAGAAG CTGAAACTCAAGTGGGAAGCACAACAGTCACAGCACAGACTGGAAGTGTCATCAACACACCTCATTTGACTGGTGTCAACACTGGAAGAGACATTATCACCAATATCACCAATAATTCCACAGCAG tccaACCTCCCAACAGAACAGATGAGACCACGGATGTTTCTACCAAAACCAAAG GAAACATCCAAAAGTGCCAAGCTGATCTAAAATCTTACCTTGAATCTCAAACTAGGATTCTGTTTCAAGGAACAAAGGAAGATGGATCATCAACTCTGTTACTCAAGATCTATACAGAGCtttacatcacagagggaggcagTGGGGAGGTTAAACACGAAGTTGTTGAATTAGAATGTAAAAGGAGTTCAAGTGAACAGAAGAAAATCGACctcactgacatttttaaaccgttatcaaacaaagaaaatcctCCCCAGAGGGTTCTGACCAAGGGAAACGCTGGGATTGGAAAAACTGTTGCTGTGCAGAAATTCACTCACGACTGGGCGACTGGAAAAGCCAACCAGACTACTCAGTTCATATTTCCATTCACATTCAGAGAgttgaatttaataaaagatAAGTGTTGGAGTCTTAAAGAGTTAATAGGTCACTATTTTAAAGAAGTGGAGGATTTAGAAATGTCAGACTACAACAATTCAAAtattctgttcatctttgacggtctggatgaaAGCAGATTGCCTCTGGACTTTGAGAAAAATGAGACATGCCGCAGTATTACACACATTACAACATTAGACTGCCTACTAACCAACTTAATCCAAGGGAAACTGCTCCACAAAGCCTCAGTCTGGATCACAAGTAGACCAGCCGCAGCCACTAAGATTCCCTCCAAGTTTATCAACAGGGTGACCGAGGTTCAAGGCTTTAATGATGAGCAAAAGGAGGAGTACTTTCAGAAGAAAGTCGATGACAAGGGTATGGCTCAGAAGATCCTCAATCATCTTCAGTCAAAACTTTTAAGAAGTCTgtacatcatgtgccacattcCACTCTTCTGTTGGATTTCAGCCACTGTGCTCCTGAGTCTCCTCACAGAAACTCCCAAAGGTGAGTTTCCGAAGACTCTGAGTGAAATGTACACACACTTCCTGATCATCCAGACAAAATGGAAACATGAGAAGGATTATCAAAAGGATGAAACAGACAAAGATGTGATCATGAAATTGGGAAAGCTGGCATTTGAACAGCTGCAGAAGGGCAACATAGTATTCTATGAAGACGACTTGAAAAGTCAGATTGATCTGACAGAAGCTGCTGTTTATTCAGGAGTTTGTACACAGCTCATAAGAAAAGAAGCTGGTCTTCACAAACAATCAATGTACTCTTTCATACATTTAACTGTTCAGGAGTTTCTTGCAGCTCTGTATGTATTAGAAACCTTCATAGATTGCAGAAATAATCTGCTTCACACCAAGAAAAGTTGGTGGAGATTGTTTTCAGAGAAAAGTAACCTTTCGTCCCTCCATAAGAGCGCAGTGGATATGGCTTTGGTTGACGATTATGGACAATGGGACTTGTTCCTGCGCTTCCTGCTCGGTCTTTCAGAGGAAAAGAATCAGGAGCTTCTTCAGAgagaatttaaatttaaaagaataCGTCCAGGGAGAAACCGGAAGACAATTAGCTACATCCACCAGGAGATCAAGAATCTGTCCCACGATAACAAAGTtatcaatctgttccactgtttAAATGAGTTGGGTGACCAGTCTCTGCTAGAGCAAGTCCAACAGTACCAGAACTCAGGAGATGTTGATGAAATCTCACCTGCACATTGGTCAGCTATGGCATTTCTGCTGCTCGGTTCCAATGAAGACCTGGATGTCTTCGACCTGAAAAAATACTCCAGATCAGATGAAGTTCTGGAGAGGCTGCTGCCTGTGCTCAAAGTATCAAAGACAGCTTT GCTAAGTAACTGTAACCTCACAGATAGATGTGGGAAGCATATTTCATCAGTTCTCAGCTTGAAGTCTCCTGGTCTGGAGGAGTTAGACCTGAGCATGAATAGACTGCAGGACTCTGGAGTGAAGCTGATCTCTGATGGTCTTAGAAGTGCTAACTGCAAACTTCAGAGACTTCG GTTAAATGACACCGGCCTCACAGAGGGATGCTGTCAGGAGTTCTcatcagttctcagctcccagtcctctcatctgacagagctggacctgagtaacaacgacctgcaggattcaggagtgaaggagctgtctgttggactgaagagtccacactgtaaactggagactctcag gctgtcaggctgtctgatcacagaggaaggctgtacttctctggcctcagctctgagatccaacccctcccatctgagagagctggacctgagctacaatcatccaggagacttaggggtgaagctgctgtcggctggactcgaggatccagactggagactggacactctgAG ggtggaacattgtggagagcagaggctgaaacctggtctgaggaagt atgtctgtgaactcacagtggacacaaacacagtaaacagacgcctcaaactgtctgacaacaacaggaaggtgaTATATGTGTCAGAGGAGCAgccatatcctgatcatccagagaggtttgactaCTATCAGCTGCTGTGTAAAAATGATCTGACTGGTCGatgttactgggaggtcgagtggagaggaaatgtttttatatcagtgagttacagaggaatcagcaggaAAGGACACAGTGTTGACTGTTTGTTTGGATGGAAtaatcagtcctggagtctgaacTGCTCTGTAAATGGTCGTTACTGTGTCTGTCACAATAAGAGAGAAACAgacctctgctcctcctcctcctcctcctcctctgtctctaacagagtagcagtgtatgtggactgtcctgctggcactctgtccttctacagagtctcccctgacacactgatccacctccacaccttcaacaccacattcactcaacctctttatcctgggtttAGATTCAGGTTTCATGATTCCTCATTGTCTCTGtag